AGAACTGATAATAGTAATCAGTTCTTTTAATGATGGTGTTTACGTGGGTCTaagaattccttaaaataaaactgtCCTGAAGAACACCTATCATCCGAGGGAGGGGGAAAACGAGGCTAGATTACATTTGGAACAgctgtgatttaaaaatacacaaacacttgTATTACGGAGTTAGCATACGGAGAGGAACTTCTCTTTTCCCCATCCAGCAAGTGCTTCCAGAGTATAATGCTCCTTCCCCTCTAGAGACGCACAGAACAGGCATCAAGGGTTAAGGGGACGAAAAGTTAGTTACACTAAGACCGCGAGAGTCTCCAATTTGTATGTGTAAATCCTTCGTCTAAACACACATCATTTatcatacattattttaaactacTTAGAACATGCCAACACTCAAGATAGTTTTCCCACGTTCCACAGGATGGAGGCCTGAAATTTACATCTCAGCTGGAAGGCAAAGCTGGTGCGGTACTCATCCTACTCCAACCAGAAAACCTTTCCCCAGCAGGTTTGCCGCGCTGCCCCGCGACTGGCAAACAATGACCTTACAGACCGTGAAGAGGCCGTCGGCTCTGCCCTCGCCGGTGCCTCCGGAGACGGCGACCCGCAGCGGCCCCTCAAGGGAGTTCCCCCTGCCTGAGCCCTCTGGGACAGAGAAAACGCAGCAAAGGCCGCCGCTGCTACCACCTCAGCACCTCCCCCAACCCGCCCCTTCCTTCTCGCAGCCGCACGTCACGTCAGGACCCTGGCAAGACAGCGAAGATTTGCGTAGGGGACGAGCCTCTGAGGCCACGGCTCGCACGGCCACGCAGGGCGCCGCAGATGCAGCCGGACCTCACTTTTCCCTCTCAGGACGACCCTAGGCCGCCAGCAGTTCCCTACGGACGAAGGAGACTGTACAGCCTCCGTCGTGTTCTTGCCCACTTACCCGCCGCCCCACTCCCGGCCGCCGGCTCGCAGCAGGACCAGCCGGGCTGCTACGGCCGCGGATACACGCCCTCAGGCCGGGCGCTGCGTAGCTTGCGGAAGCGTTCACAGACAGACAGCGGATTGGCTGCAAGCAGCGCCAATCTTACGTTCCCCCCGGGCGAGGCGGGACTAAGTGCCGCGCTCCTTGTACCCGCTCTGCCGCGCGCATGCTGGGTGCGAGTGCGGGGTCGGGCCTGCGCTCCGGGTGAGACGCTGGCTGCTTGCCGCTGGTGGATGGTAATTGCCTGCCTTGCGCTAGCAGGAAGGTAGTGTGGTATGACTAACGGGTATTTATTATATTCTCGAGGGCTTGAGGGCCCCCATCCCCTTTACTCGTCGTGGTCCGGGCGCGAACGCTGTAGTGCAGCTAAGGGCGCTCCCCGCGGGCGGGAAGCGAAGCCGGGCTTGCAGGCGCGCACACGTGGAGCGCGTTCTCTGAGCTGATCTGGGCTCGGGGTGTTCTGGCTTGGTCTTTGTTGCGGCCCATTCCCAGACCCTTCTGGGTGCAGgacttaaaatttgttttccagGCAGCAAATTTAACCCATGGCAACTGTAACTCATCTTGTGAGGTTGGCGGTTTATAGTATTTATCCTGTGGCATCATACAAGGGGTGCAAGTTAAACTCTTTAAAGTTAATCACGATGTTTGCTCGTGGCCTTCTGGGTTTATCCGTACGCCCAAGACAGGCACCTGTATTACACATACTGAGGAAATGTGGATACCAAAAACTGATCCTGAGGAAAGTCTTGATTAGATTTTTTGGAATCgcctttgaaatgtaatttccCTCACCTTGGCAGTGCGGAAAGTTTGTGATCTTTATTGCCTAAATAGCTTTCAACATTTTGAAATTGACTTAAGAGAATGTTCGCTATGTATGTCTATGTATCTTGAATTTCTGTTGGCTTTGTGAACTTGTTTTGGATTTAGTCTGatctttaaataaatgatttctttgtgttctctctAATGAAAGTCTGTGAGTTCTCTgatctttacttcttttttcagGCAGACCTGTTGTCCTTAACTGACTTTCCGGGTCATCAACATTCCTTCAGAAGTGTTCCTTTTCCCTCTCAGTAAATATGGAAGACTGACTATCCTGATATTCCCAGACATTCTTTGCTGTGATTTGTAAGCCCGATATAAACCATTCCACTTTTTCAAAAGCATTCATTTGGTACACATATGGTATAGAGTGCTATATTCCAGGGGCTATGCTAGGAATGTgtgattaatataaaataaaaccccTGTCCTCAAAGAACTCTGAGTCAGGAGGAACAGACAGAAACACATATTAATAGAATAACTTGTGATGAGGTTAATTAGAAATGAGGTAAAGGGGGACTGCAGAGGAAGGAATACCTACTCTGTTGACAGGTGAAGGAAAGGAGGCTGCAGCAGTGAAGAAAGGCTTTCTTGAAGAGCTGATACTGAACTAAATCTGGAGGGATGATTAGAAGtcagctgagagagagagagaaccatgTAAACTGAGGAAGGAGTGAGTGTCACCATGTTAAGAGAGATGAgttggttgggcacggtggctcacgcctgtattcccagcactttgggaggccgaggcgggcggatcacctgatgtcaggagttcgagaccagcctggccaacatggtgaaaccctgtctctactaaaaatacaaaaattagatgggcatggtgctGCGCtcaggtaatcccagctacttgtggggctgggacaggagaaccgcttgaacctgggaggcaggttgcagtgagccgaaattgctgcactccagcctgggcaacagagtgagactgcctcaaaaaaaaaaaaaaaaaaaaaaaaaaagttgtgcagTATCATCCCCCTAGAGCACATTTGGGCAATGATGGGATGACTGGGAGAGTAGGCAAAAATCCAATTGTTAAGAAGTTTGTACTTAACCTGGTTGGCAGTTGGAaacctttataaaaattttaagtggggcagcaacatgatgaaatttaAATACAGAAAGAACCCTATAGTGGTTGAGATTCGAGTCAAAATATCAATTAGGTGGTTACTGCAATAGTTCAGGAGAGAAAGTTTGAGAGGCTGAATGGAGGCAGTACAAAGAGGAGAGGACTAGTTTGGGAAACTGTGAGATCTAGATAGTAGGGGAGAGATGACTGGGTGGCAGAATGTAGAGAGTGAGTAGAATTTCTAGGATGACTTCAAGGTTTCTAATTTTGCTTTATGTGCCTGGATGGAAAGTGtttaagagcatgggctttgtaGTCAGACGTGCCAAGGTGTGCATCTGCCACTTAATAGTtttgtgatcttgagcaagttaccaTGCCTTTAAATCCTATTTGGTGATAAAGGTTGATAGAATTCATagagttgttttgaggattaaatagaataatatatataaaattcttatgttggctattatttttattatcaaacaAGAAATACAGGAAGAAAGCTGATTAGAGTTCTgtcttggtggctcatgcctgtatcccagcactttgagaggccgaggcaggcagatcacctgaggtcaggagttcaagaccagcctggccaacatggtgaaacctcgactctactaaaaatacaaaaaattagccaggtgtggtggtgggcacctgtaatcccagctactcgggaggctgaggcaggagaattgcttgaacccgggaggtggagtctgtagtgagccgagattgcccattgcatttcagcctgggcaacaagcgcagaacctgaaaccccgtctcaaaaagaaaaagaaagttagagAAAGATTCTCTGATCAGTTTGGGACATGTTATGTTTAGGTTGCCTTCAGCTCATCTAAATGATGGTATTTAGAAGGTAGTTGGAAGTAAGGCCCTAAAGTTCAGAAAAAAGTGTGAGATACAGGTGAGCTGGAGGATAATATGGAAGCCAGTTGAAATTATGTATGTAAAGAGAAGGAGGATATTTTTTCTAACGTTTGCGTTAGCATAGGAAAGATGCTGGTAAATTATATTTAGTGGTCCTTCATTAATATTCATGAAGTGAAGGGCTTGCCATGAGTGAAGCATTTGATTGTTCTGCCTGGCATCCTACATTCAAAAGTTGtacagcagagaaaaaaaaagtttggcaaTTCAGGACAGGGGTATAGTAGGTTTAATTATACAATTTAATCTTTACagttaataatattttacattgatTTACATTGATGGTAGGATAAAgtgatatttgatattttgaatatattagattatctaaatacataattaaacttcactttttcatttttttttatcttttttaatgtgactactagaaaattttaaatgatatatatgGGTTATAGTTTTGTTGAACAGTGCTGGATAGAGTACTGGTTAAAATGGCTGGCTCTGAAATCACACTACTTTGGTTTTATCCTAGCTCTTACTAACAGCTATATAATACTGAGAAAGTTAAACTTCAAAAACTCAATCAgctaatctataaaatggagataatacagATATCATATGCTTATGAATTTGGGagagacacaaatattcaaattGTAGCaattagaagagaagaaagatgacATGACATGGAAGAAGAGTATGAAAAGAGATGCAGACATCTTAAGACCAGAGGACACAATAGGATGGGGTAAAGTGTGATAGAATTCATGCTATGAATTGCCATGATCTTAGTAAACTAGAAGGATAAGGAATATTGGCATGAAATTAtagagatttgaaaaaaaaaaagattttggattTGTCATTGTAGTAGATGAGGTATTGCAGGGAATGAGACAAAGATGATGAGATTAAGACTGCTCAGAAGGAGTCAGTCTAGGTTTATACCCTAAAGTTTTGTTGATCAGTGTTTTTCTTAGATCCTTGGGATTTCCTAGGTAAGGTCGAAGACTTCTTGAACCCAAGCCTAATGTGTGAGCCCCTTTGGGGTAGGGGTTAGAGGTGGGGGGATTGTTCATTTAGGGGTTTAGAGGAGCTCAATTTAGTCCCAGTACCCTGGGATGTTTTTAGCATTTATTTGCCAAACACTGTAATACGTTATTTATATATACTACCTTATTTACTTCTCACCACAATCATTATATCATTATTAGATCCATTTTGTAGATTAGGTGATTGCATTTTAGAGAGTTTAATTTCCTCAGTGTGATATACCTGTTAGTGTAAGAGCTGGGATAAAACCAAAGTAGTGTGATTTCAGAGCCTGCCATTTTAACTACTGCTCTATCCAGCACCGTTCAATGGAACTATAAGCCAcatatgtcattttaaattttctagtagtcacattaaacagatttttttaaaggttagttttaatatattttatgtaatccaATGTATCCAAATAGGACATTTTTTTGGTCCAATAAAATCTTGATTCTATAGAGGAATTGTATGTTGCATGTTGTCAAGCTTGTGCTTTTATTCCTGTAATGTTTTCTGTAATTAGGCAATAAGATGCAAAAAGCACCCCTCTCCCTGCATGCTTTACAGATGGAATTTCCATAGgacatttttggattttttgtttgtttgaacaaAGGATTTCCAGTTACCAACAGATTTTGGATCTGCAGGTTGGATCTATAAAGGACCTCAAATGCCA
This region of Theropithecus gelada isolate Dixy chromosome 12, Tgel_1.0, whole genome shotgun sequence genomic DNA includes:
- the LOC112635975 gene encoding uncharacterized protein LOC112635975, encoding MQPDLTFPSQDDPRPPAVPYGRRRLYSLRRVLAHLPAAPLPAAGSQQDQPGCYGRGYTPSGRALRSLRKRSQTDSGLAASSANLTFPPGEAGLSAALLVPALPRACWVRVRGRACAPGETLAACRWWMVIACLALAGR